The following is a genomic window from Carassius gibelio isolate Cgi1373 ecotype wild population from Czech Republic chromosome B20, carGib1.2-hapl.c, whole genome shotgun sequence.
TAACTTTACTTCAGCAAATCTTCATGTCTTTGTTATCTGCCAGAGTTTTTGTTTTATGAGAGATTGCAAACATGAGTCATCCTCTGTAAAGTATAATGGGATTTAAAAGTATGAGACCATTTGTGAAAATGcttcttcattctttttttctttttttcaatgggaaaaaacatattttttgcttCACAAATGTTGTGTGTGTCATTGTAAGGAATTTTGACCTTTTTTACTAAAGCTGTTAATATTGTCAACATCAAACTTGTGAATTtcttcatatttcatatattacatcattcaaaattatgaaacttTGTATCTGTGTCTAAATTCGATTTTGAATTCAAAATTTTCAGACTTTATGGAACCCACCATGTttgataatgtaaaataaacattggACAGTGTTATCACAATGAAGTCATTTCTAATAAATTCAAGTTAGTTGTGCAAAGAGCTCTTttgtaaagcacatttaaaacaaccgATTTTCTCCAAAgtcataaaattataataatagcagATTATTAAAATCCAAAGCCAATATGATttgctctgtctgtctttcattaGGCAGGATGGTGTCTATAACTTCATCACAGATTAACCCACGGCCCCCAACTCAGAGGACGGCACTAGGACAAGAGAGGGCCCCTCAGTCATCCTCAGGACCAGAACCCCCTCATCAAGTAGGACGCCTCCCTCTGCGACCCCAAAACAAACACAGAGTGGACCTCAGCCAGCACCAAGCAGACCAGCGCAATGCTAACAAGAACAAACTGGGTAAGCACAAAACTCTGGATGTTTAAAGGCTGATAGGAATAGTGTTTGAGATATTCAGTGTATGCCTTTAAATCTAGGTTGAGATATTCTCAAATTGCATGTCTCCAGTATGTCCCATAGCAGGTTATGTGTAATGATACGTGGCCGTATCTGGTATCCCCCCTCTGTTCATAGCGTCTGAGTCCGTCTATGTGGTATCACTGCAGGCACCCAGAGCTCAGGGGAGGAGTGCACCCATCACCACAGCCACCTTAAATAAAGTAACACCAGGTATATCACAGTGGGATTAACCAGCACTCCATATCAGTATTTTGACTCActtaaaactaatatttattctTTGTCATCCTTTTCCATCAGAGCCGGAAGTTGTGGATGAAGTAGAGGACATCAGAGTTAGAGTATTGTCTCCTCAGTCTGTCCTTATCACATGGGTTGATCCACTTGTTGAAAAGAAGAAGGAAATACCAGAGGGATCCAGGTAaacatgtattatattatttttaaaatggtggGCCAATTGGAATGTTGGTTGCATTATATacacggtaacactttataataagtgcacactattaatcattaattaagcattagtaaacagataattcataatttataaagcattaatagacagtaataatcagtttataaatacagatataaatgctttattcttgatttaaaagcatacctataatgtgtaatttcatactttattcatgatcaatttatcatttctcaatgaagtatagcattatttacaaaccagttatttaggagttgccagtgattcataagatcacaagaaatgtagtaaattcaggtagttataaagcatttagtagtggtcagttaactatttatgtgagctcatctaaagtgaggactagttatgccttgtaaagcatttataaaggatatttaaaggctcagttatcttgtaaacaaaaaacagaaacaaacacaacacagtgatacagaacatagaaatattaacagcctttaaatctcatttgtaaaagctttacaaggcattaatagtcctcactttagatgagctcacaaaaatagttaactaacaactacatatgttttataactacctgaattaaccctgaattacagtagaaatacatgttaataaaccatttattaacactataagtaactataactatatgtctgaataaaaagatgtatgaatgcacatttaaatagtttattaatcatttacttacaatttctaagtgatcttatgaaccactgacaactccttaataactggtgtgtaaataatgctgtACTTAATTTAGatatgataaattgatcattaataatgtatgaaaaaacaattattaaatacattatagatatgcttttaaatcaggtataaagcatttatatctgtatttataaactgcttataaatgtctattaatgtctattaatgctttataaatgatgaattaactgtttcctaatgcttaactaatgattaatagcatgcagttattataaagtgttaccatacacactactgttcaaacagttggtaaaataagtctcttatgctcaccaaggctgcatatatttgattaaaaatatagtggaattttgtgaaatgttattacaattaaaaatgaatgttttttacatttacgtttaatatgttttaaaattcctgtgatggcaaatctggaTTTTTAACAGCCATTATAATACTATCATTCTAATAGTAATATGCATatatggtgctcaagaaacatttttcattatcatcagtgttaaagcacttgtgctgcttaatgtttttgtggaatcCTTTTTAGAATCTTTTGAGGAATTATGAATGTCTACCGTGTCTGTGTCATTACTGTGAATGACTTTAATGTGTCCTTTCTGAATAGTGACCCCAAACCTTGGAACGACGTTGTATGTTTCAACTTTAGAATCAATGTATGTGCAGGTATTACACTGTGAAATACAGAGAGAAAGGAGAATCTGCTCGATGGGAATACAAGGAAACAGCTCAGAGACGTCTCATAATTGAAACGCTCTCTGCAGACAGCATGTACGAGTTCTCTATTTGTATCTCGCAAAGAGATCAGAAGGGAAAATGGAGTGCATCTGTGTTCCAGAGAACCCCTGAATCAGGTTTGTTTATGCTCTCTGATCTCTAACCCAGATGTTTTGCTTAGTTTACATAGCTGAGCAGACAAATCCtgatagtatttattattatagatatAATTATCTGCAAACTAACTAAAAAGGTCAATGTCAGATTAAAAGAATCTTAGTATTATAACAGAGATGTGTTCAACATTACAAGTTGACTAGAGTTACtggaagttttattttccatgaacgtggtttaaaagattttaaatgctGGTTATTTAGACTAAAGTGAATTTAATTACAATCTGCACTTTTATTGCATGTCAGAAAATACACAAATAGTTAATGAAGCAAAGGATAAACAACAGGGTGTCTGTATTGTGCCGCACAcccataaaaatgcacaaaaactcaaaacAATCTTGCCTTAGTTTTTGAAACCAAGTATGCATGTTCTAACTGCCTATTTCAGAGTAATGTCACTgtttactggctgttttgaatTTTTGTTTGGAGTGATCAGAATGACCTCATTCCCATGGAAAACACAAACTGTTGTTTCCATCTGAAAAATCtccaggcagaaaaaaaaaattaagttcaaGAGAATAGACAGTGTTCCATGTTGTTTGTATAACTATTTGTTTGTCAGTCCTAGTTTTACTTTCTCCCACATTTGTCTTTGCAGCTCCTTCTGGCCCTCCAGAAAATTTTCAAGTAAAACCACTTCGAGGAAAGGGTACTGCTGTCACAGCCACCTGGGATCCACCCGAGCAAACAAATGGGCGAATAAGAGGTAATACCACAGGGTAGCTAGGCTATCAATTAAGTAAGATCCATTTTGACcataggaaaaaatatatatacttttttattatacagTGCACCCAACATACTTTTGCCTTACTTATAGTTTTATCTGCATATTTAGCTGGGATAGGAGAAAGTATTTTTAACTCTGATAATATTTTATACAGATATCTGTCACCTCTTTCATTGTCTTTTGGAATATGCCCTACATAAAGAACAGAATAAGACTTTAGCATTTGAAGAGTAAAACATTGCTAATTGTTGACCATATGTCTTCCCTGAAACCACTTATCTGTGTGCAGTGCCATTACAGTTTCTCCAGCAGGCATGCAGAGCACCAGTCTGTAAAGCTAAACCAACACAAATGAACATGTGGAAAACACAAACTGTTTCCTGTTCATGCAAAAGGAACTTTTCATTTTTAGTGTGTTATCCTTGGCCTAGATTTATTGGTTCAATCCTGGGTATTCCCAGTGTTCATTGGAAAATATTCAGCTATGTTATCCAACTGAAATTGACCGTACTGATTGATTTGACATCTACTTCCAGAATACATCCTTTCCTATGCTCCTGCTATGAAACCATTTGGCGCAAAGTCAGTAACATACCGTGGCACCACCACCTCTGCTACCATAGATGGACTTACGCCAGGTGACCGCTATATCTTCAAAATCCGTGGAGTCAATAGGAAGGGCCAAGGACCACAAACTAAAGCCATTATTGTTGCAATGCCTGCATGTAAGTATTCCCAACAGATGTTTTCCTCAATAAACTTTAGCAGCTTTACAGATACTTGGTTAAGACTGGTATCTTAATTTTGTATCTAGCCAGCTCTACTCACTTAAGGAACGCAGACAGCCACAAGACAAGTCAAAGTGCCTCCAAGACATCTTCAAACAATGAATCAGACAATCAGGAGCCAGATGAGATGGAAGAGTTCGATACTCAGACCACAACTCAAACACCGCCCAATAGACGAGGACGCCCTCTTTCTCAAACAAGGTCCTATCACAGCATCTTCTCCTCTGTGAGGGGTTCAGTCAGAAGAGGAGGTTCTAGCTCAAGGTCAAACTCACATTCTTCATCCACTAATGCCAAAGATAGAGAAGAAGATACAAATGAGGAAGAGAAGCCAACAGACAGTCAAACAGAAGACGACATAAGAGCAAATGAGGCTATTGTGGACACAAAACCAGAGAGCAGTAATAATGCATCGTCACAAACAGAGGAAcattcaaaacacccacatgacACTAAAGAATCAAAACCCAGTAAATCTGAATCTGTCCCTAAAACATCTGATGCCAAACGTCCTTCTTGGACCCCGCGCACATCCTCAATTGTTGATATTAGCAGATTAAGAAGGCCTAATTCTCGTTCAAGAATGCGGAGTGAAGATTCTTTGCAAAACAAGGAGTCTGCAGCTACAAGAAAGAACCTGACAACGGTCTCCTATCCTGAGGAAAAGAGCTCTTACAACCAGATAAGTGTCACTGACAAGACGCCTTCAGTGATCTCACCTCAGGAAAGAAGGCCTGAATCAGTGAAAGAATCAGAAACAGAATCATCCTCATCTATCTCTTCTCCAACTtactcttcttcctcctcctcagcaTCTacttcatcatcttcttcttcgGGATCTTCTCCTTCATCCTCCTTAccatcatcatcagcagcaggTACAAGAAGGTCTTCTTCCACATCAGGTCGAGTCCCAAGTTCAGGATCTAGTGCCATGTACCCTAATGGAAGAAGAGTTGGAATTTCAACTAGAACTCATAGACTTCAAACAGGAAAGCACAAACctgattcatcatcatcatcatcgtctgCTTCTTCACAATCAACACTGCCAACAGGAACCACGATAAACAGTCAAGATACAACAGAGGTGCTTGATACCAACCACAAGGACACGGAGCTAGAtgacacaaaggatgaacaaccaactgaagaaacaaaaaaaccCCATTCTGACACAACTAAAGAGGAACAACCAGTGCAAATGGGAGATTATGATAACAAAGAAGAGAAAAGCAATAGTTATGGTTCCACTTCCCTTTCTTCTTCAAGGACTAACTCTTTTACAACAGGGAGAAGTTCAGCCGTTTCATTACCAAACCGAAATTCTAGGATAGTTACAGGGAGTCGCAGACAAGACGGGAGAATACCGTGGAGTAGGACTGCCTCATCTATAGGTGCAGGAAGGCCAATTATTAAAGGATTTCCTTCTCGTTCTACTGCTGTGAGCTCACGAGATACTAGTGATAAAACTTCACCCACAACATATCCTTCAAAGCAGGAGGTTAATCCTGTCTCAAATAAACCTAGTGTGCTGAATAAAGACACAAATGCTCCAATTAGTTCCAACAATCCCAGTAATAATGAAGATATAAAAATTAGCAATGATCATGAAGATGATTATCTTTACAAGGGAAGCAGAGAGACCTTGGAGAGGCAAAACAAAGATGCCACCTCAACTGCTGCACCtaaaaccacaacaacaactgTGAGTGAACCTCATAGACCTATCCAGAACTTTGAAAATGAAAGTACCAGTAGCAGTTCAAAGTCACTTCCTTCAGTTGCCCAAAGAGTTCCTATTTTGGCTTCTAATGGTCGGGTCCGCTCTCCTGTGTTAGCAAGCCGATCTAAAGGTTTGCGGTTACCCAAATGGGGGGATCCAGTACAGCACAGAAGAATGGGCTCTGTTTCCACATCAGGCTCTTCATCATCTCCACACTCCTCTTCAGCATCATCATCTGCCTCCTCTCAAAACAGTCCAGCAGAATCGCCACTTATCTCAAACCCAGACACAGCTGACAGGAGTAATACTAATGTTAGGCTCACCCCAAGTTCAGTTTCTCGCTCCTCCCATGGACTGTCTGCTGGTGAAAGCTCTAGTGGGAATATATCTCCTGAGTCTCGAAATCCAGTGATGGGATCGAGACTGCGGCCCATTTTAAAGGAAAACACTCCAGCCAGTGGCTACAAACCTAGTTATGAAAAAGGTGAACACTGTGATGTCTGCAAGAATGTGCATGCAACAATTTCAGTGTGTGCATAAGTACATTTCTACTCATTCCTCTAATTACATGTTCAGGCAGAAACGGACGGCCGAATCTCACAGCTGCAAATGGCAAAGCACCCTTAACATCTGATGAAAATTCGAAACCAAAAGGAGTCCGACATATCACAGGTCCTGATGGAACAAAATGGGTGTGTTTATTTGCAAATTTTGGCAGACCTGAATGTCCTTAAATCCATTAAGATGTGTTATAAATGATTTTAGCTTATTAGTTTAGTTTATGTTCTAATGTTTAAACTATGAAAGATAAAAGAAGTTTTTACCTATAGCAGGTTTGTAGCACTGATAGTGACCCTCTGATTTCATCAatgactttaattttgttaaacaTAAATTATAGAATGTAAGTTAAGATACTGTGATCACAATATCTATATCTATGGCTTCTGTTAAGTCTGCTGTCTGGATGCATTAATAA
Proteins encoded in this region:
- the fndc1 gene encoding fibronectin type III domain-containing protein 1, whose amino-acid sequence is MSPARARALLGLLITLCTQSPLLSGSKPLPPRNVKLTSVDKGLKVTWDSPSELDGRPVDSYSIGYGKSMKSLRFMTVDKDRRSELLEDLEPGVLHFLKMSAENKDGMSKPVYRAETPGGGEWVKLDGFAVEPFNRSSPGRMVSITSSQINPRPPTQRTALGQERAPQSSSGPEPPHQVGRLPLRPQNKHRVDLSQHQADQRNANKNKLASESVYVVSLQAPRAQGRSAPITTATLNKVTPEPEVVDEVEDIRVRVLSPQSVLITWVDPLVEKKKEIPEGSRYYTVKYREKGESARWEYKETAQRRLIIETLSADSMYEFSICISQRDQKGKWSASVFQRTPESAPSGPPENFQVKPLRGKGTAVTATWDPPEQTNGRIREYILSYAPAMKPFGAKSVTYRGTTTSATIDGLTPGDRYIFKIRGVNRKGQGPQTKAIIVAMPASSSTHLRNADSHKTSQSASKTSSNNESDNQEPDEMEEFDTQTTTQTPPNRRGRPLSQTRSYHSIFSSVRGSVRRGGSSSRSNSHSSSTNAKDREEDTNEEEKPTDSQTEDDIRANEAIVDTKPESSNNASSQTEEHSKHPHDTKESKPSKSESVPKTSDAKRPSWTPRTSSIVDISRLRRPNSRSRMRSEDSLQNKESAATRKNLTTVSYPEEKSSYNQISVTDKTPSVISPQERRPESVKESETESSSSISSPTYSSSSSSASTSSSSSSGSSPSSSLPSSSAAGTRRSSSTSGRVPSSGSSAMYPNGRRVGISTRTHRLQTGKHKPDSSSSSSSASSQSTLPTGTTINSQDTTEVLDTNHKDTELDDTKDEQPTEETKKPHSDTTKEEQPVQMGDYDNKEEKSNSYGSTSLSSSRTNSFTTGRSSAVSLPNRNSRIVTGSRRQDGRIPWSRTASSIGAGRPIIKGFPSRSTAVSSRDTSDKTSPTTYPSKQEVNPVSNKPSVLNKDTNAPISSNNPSNNEDIKISNDHEDDYLYKGSRETLERQNKDATSTAAPKTTTTTVSEPHRPIQNFENESTSSSSKSLPSVAQRVPILASNGRVRSPVLASRSKGLRLPKWGDPVQHRRMGSVSTSGSSSSPHSSSASSSASSQNSPAESPLISNPDTADRSNTNVRLTPSSVSRSSHGLSAGESSSGNISPESRNPVMGSRLRPILKENTPASGYKPSYEKGRNGRPNLTAANGKAPLTSDENSKPKGVRHITGPDGTKWIVDLDKGVLMNENGRVLQDSRGRPRKVVLGEDGKTIFDDHGSPLVNQEGLALFGHGRESRPVINPSDKYLTVGGKPIVGLDRPKPRTTSTTTTTTTTTTTTTTTTPEPTTTEMVTETLEQSTLAAEPTCPPGLYSRLDKYGFPILDADGILNCYSEDGLFEETTTTPVPLPTTTLAHTTETPITQPPTPETRPLNNTPSSEFDVVGKKRFTAPYVNYIRKDPGAPCSLTEALEYLQVDVLADLMEKEQQSVNQKQPPKNKPHNVTVVAMEGCHSFVILDWALPLKDDMVSGYMVHSASYDDVLNNRWSTRSSSGTHLPVENLKPNSRYYFKVQAKNIFGLGPLSETLTYVTESDDPLLIERPPGGEPIWIPFSFRYNPTHSSCKGSQFVKRTWYRKFVGVVLCNSLRYKIFMGDGLREPFYSIADTFGHGEDHCQFVDSYRDGRTGPHNLSLNLPTAQGYYRSYRQESVNFGAIGRRTPHPFVGWYECGVPIPGKW